Proteins from a genomic interval of Sporomusaceae bacterium FL31:
- a CDS encoding phosphate-specific transport system accessory protein PhoU → MSITRQSYDHELENLRSDISEMGNLVGLAIGEAVKALATQNIDLAQKIMAGDDIIDGIEVDIEDKCMVLIARQQPLARDLRIIGTGLKITTDLERIGDHAFDIAKIAIKVAESGPLVKPLVDLPRMADMAQKMLKDSLEAYINLDITLAEQVCQADDNVDDIYQQIFRELLTYMMEDPRTISQATQLIFVARYLERVADHATNIAEWVIYLVTGQRMRKK, encoded by the coding sequence TTGTCAATTACGAGGCAAAGCTATGATCATGAATTAGAGAACCTACGCAGCGATATATCAGAAATGGGTAATTTAGTAGGTCTGGCGATTGGCGAGGCTGTGAAAGCGCTGGCAACTCAGAATATTGATCTTGCGCAAAAAATCATGGCTGGCGATGATATTATAGATGGCATTGAAGTCGATATTGAAGACAAGTGCATGGTCTTGATTGCCAGGCAGCAGCCGCTGGCACGTGACTTGCGGATTATTGGCACTGGTTTAAAGATTACTACTGACTTGGAGCGTATTGGTGATCATGCATTTGATATTGCTAAGATTGCCATTAAAGTTGCCGAGAGTGGGCCTTTGGTCAAGCCGCTGGTCGATTTGCCGCGAATGGCGGACATGGCTCAAAAAATGCTTAAAGATTCGTTAGAAGCTTATATCAATTTAGATATTACCTTAGCCGAACAAGTTTGCCAGGCTGACGATAATGTTGACGATATTTATCAGCAAATCTTTCGTGAACTTTTGACCTATATGATGGAAGACCCACGGACCATTAGTCAGGCTACCCAGCTCATTTTTGTTGCCCGTTATTTGGAGCGTGTAGCCGATCATGCCACCAATATTGCTGAATGGGTAATTTATTTGGTTACCGGACAGCGCATGCGTAAAAAATAG
- the nreB_2 gene encoding oxygen sensor histidine kinase NreB: MKWWYRLSIYSKINLIIVGTLLSLSLIMAVLMRGATYELLERQVEQRGYEVASYIAALSGNDILLDNEYAVFERINKAKENNKEVRYILISSYTGKILVHTFADGLPEGLPFLFIEDKGDPYTVTKMESNEGPIYEVLVPIENGNAGFVRVGMSSKGMHELLDAKMAEFSLMTVIICFIAVLLATWLASVIIKPIRGLAQAAEAIKNSNYSVRATYSTEDELGQLATAFNGMAVALNQKEQENNQLLDALRVKELNRTVLLNKLFTAQEDERKRLSRELHDGAGQSITSILAYLRVLLSEITDSKQRNLLNSARDVIVGVLGELRQMAVDLRPPVLDDLGLAAAIDKYLTGWSERYAIEVTFNGPKAFHTADQVALALYRILQEGMTNIVRHAKATKADVEIHATATHICLIIADDGCGFPASVLERALRTNRLGLYGMKERAELLNGSFLVESTVGKGTVITITIPNGEGEMV, from the coding sequence ATGAAATGGTGGTATCGACTCAGCATATACTCAAAAATTAACCTGATTATTGTGGGAACGCTGCTATCGCTCAGTTTGATCATGGCTGTTTTGATGCGTGGCGCAACATATGAGCTGCTTGAACGTCAAGTCGAGCAACGGGGCTATGAAGTGGCAAGTTACATCGCTGCCCTGAGCGGGAATGATATTTTGCTGGATAATGAATATGCTGTCTTTGAGCGAATCAACAAGGCTAAAGAGAATAATAAAGAAGTTCGCTATATTTTGATATCCAGCTATACTGGGAAAATTCTTGTGCATACTTTTGCAGATGGATTGCCGGAAGGGTTACCTTTTTTGTTTATTGAAGACAAGGGCGATCCTTATACGGTTACAAAAATGGAAAGTAATGAGGGGCCAATTTATGAAGTGCTAGTTCCTATTGAAAATGGCAATGCCGGCTTTGTGCGAGTGGGGATGTCAAGCAAAGGGATGCATGAACTGCTGGATGCTAAGATGGCGGAATTTTCACTCATGACAGTCATCATTTGTTTTATTGCGGTGCTTTTAGCGACATGGCTGGCTTCAGTGATCATTAAGCCAATCAGGGGGTTGGCACAGGCCGCGGAAGCCATCAAAAACAGCAATTATTCTGTGCGGGCTACCTATAGCACTGAAGATGAGCTAGGCCAGTTGGCTACAGCTTTTAATGGCATGGCTGTGGCATTAAATCAAAAGGAACAGGAGAACAATCAGCTGCTTGATGCCCTGCGGGTTAAGGAACTTAATCGTACTGTATTACTCAACAAATTATTTACCGCACAGGAAGATGAGCGGAAACGCCTGTCACGTGAATTGCATGATGGAGCCGGGCAATCCATCACCTCAATTTTGGCTTATTTACGTGTATTGTTGTCAGAAATCACCGATTCAAAACAGCGCAATTTACTTAATTCAGCCCGTGATGTTATTGTGGGCGTATTGGGTGAACTGCGTCAAATGGCAGTGGACTTGCGACCGCCCGTGCTGGATGATCTTGGTTTGGCTGCCGCAATTGATAAATATTTGACAGGGTGGAGCGAACGGTACGCCATTGAGGTTACCTTCAACGGACCCAAGGCATTTCATACGGCTGATCAGGTCGCTTTGGCATTATACCGAATTTTACAGGAAGGTATGACCAATATCGTACGTCATGCCAAAGCTACTAAAGCTGATGTGGAAATTCATGCAACTGCAACTCACATTTGTTTAATCATTGCTGATGATGGCTGTGGTTTTCCAGCCAGCGTATTGGAACGGGCGCTTAGAACCAACCGTCTGGGGTTGTACGGGATGAAGGAACGGGCTGAATTGCTGAACGGCAGCTTTCTGGTTGAATCCACAGTTGGCAAAGGTACTGTAATTACCATTACAATACCAAACGGAGAGGGGGAAATGGTGTGA
- a CDS encoding UDP-glucuronosyltransferase, translating to MQSSLKRILIVSASIGSGHHQAAQAVARQIACQHPQARVQIVDFMAEENSYFNTLLKETYLTMLNLSPNMYDFLYRWTHIASTGSPVQNLLGVVMKKTMEKLIIQYRPQLIICTHPFPCAAASYLKRNGRISATLAAVVTDFTVHRLWVYREVDLYFVGTSEMRLELQKHGISGRRTHVTGIPISADFQQALSKQAILQELQLSPVLPTLLIMGGGLGLGGVEQALASIAGCTIPLQIVVITGNNHKLRESLAANIQTFKHRVRVIGFSSRIPELMACADLLITKPGALTVSEALVSKLPMILFESIPGQEKDNAAYLAKKGAALWLQNSNELSATVQRLISSPPQMQAMQAVAETLQRPYAAAHIVEIMDTYLNRNFVRSAANL from the coding sequence ATGCAGTCAAGTCTCAAAAGAATTTTGATTGTCTCAGCTTCTATTGGTTCTGGGCATCATCAGGCCGCGCAAGCTGTTGCCCGGCAGATAGCCTGTCAGCACCCTCAAGCCAGGGTACAAATTGTTGATTTTATGGCTGAGGAAAATTCATATTTTAATACCTTATTAAAAGAAACCTACCTGACCATGTTGAATCTTTCGCCCAATATGTATGACTTTTTATACCGCTGGACCCATATTGCCAGTACTGGCTCGCCAGTACAAAATTTGCTGGGTGTCGTCATGAAGAAAACTATGGAGAAGCTGATTATTCAGTATCGTCCGCAACTCATTATTTGCACGCATCCCTTTCCCTGTGCTGCAGCTTCTTACTTAAAAAGAAATGGAAGAATAAGCGCCACCTTGGCTGCCGTGGTTACTGATTTTACAGTACACAGGCTATGGGTATATCGCGAAGTTGATTTATATTTTGTCGGAACCAGTGAAATGCGGCTGGAATTACAAAAACACGGTATATCCGGCAGACGGACGCATGTAACTGGAATTCCCATTTCGGCTGACTTTCAGCAAGCTCTCAGCAAGCAGGCTATACTGCAAGAACTCCAGCTATCCCCTGTACTGCCAACGCTATTGATTATGGGGGGCGGTTTAGGTTTAGGCGGGGTTGAGCAAGCTTTGGCAAGTATTGCTGGCTGTACTATTCCATTACAGATTGTTGTAATAACCGGAAATAATCATAAATTACGCGAAAGTTTGGCTGCTAATATTCAAACTTTTAAGCACCGAGTTCGTGTAATCGGGTTTTCAAGCCGCATTCCGGAATTGATGGCTTGTGCTGATTTGTTGATCACAAAACCTGGAGCGCTAACAGTCAGTGAAGCGCTGGTATCGAAACTACCAATGATTTTGTTTGAGTCTATTCCTGGCCAGGAAAAGGATAATGCTGCCTATTTAGCTAAGAAGGGAGCGGCGTTATGGCTGCAAAACAGCAATGAACTGAGTGCAACTGTGCAGCGTTTGATTAGCAGCCCACCTCAAATGCAGGCTATGCAGGCTGTGGCAGAAACTTTGCAGAGACCTTATGCCGCTGCGCACATTGTCGAAATTATGGATACATACCTGAACAGGAATTTTGTTCGGTCAGCAGCCAATCTATAA
- the phoR gene encoding PAS domain-containing sensor histidine kinase — protein MFKWGFRTRILTSFLLLITFALALLGGYLLWFFYQQNLASQTAHLVTNAKITEQLLEEYMNGPREKASIDEKIKELSTKLKLRITIIDISGTVLADSWENPAAMENHLQREEVQTALTAEYGTAIRYSATIGQNMLYAAIPIKRGSELIGIVRTANTLAPVEADFANIRSTLLAAILSSALLTIFLSARLARKYTAPIEEITAAAKQIADGDLERRVHIRTGDELELLAHTINQLTSNLDDKINETSAEAKKLSLILQHMDNAVILLDRYSRVTTANKKAREIFDITDAMIGKHSIEVIGNSLLNQTVYATISSNQTKSIDLKTNIHGSKRVFQVFLAPITVSEQSVVGVLSVFHDITTLQEIHERQIDFVANASHELATPLTSIKGFAETLLDGALESPDLSVKFVSIIHTEAERMHRLINALLQLAKLDSQEYRQQVQLEPTAIEPILQTVAQELAPQAQRKNLSIILEPAATPASALASYDWLKQVVVNLVENAIKYTPNSGTIFLQFWQDDTHVFVSVRDTGIGIPAKDLPLIFDRFYRVDRARTRTAGGSGLGLAVVKFIIEMLGGKINVESQLNCGTTFTFKLPLAK, from the coding sequence ATGTTCAAATGGGGCTTTCGCACCCGAATCTTAACTTCTTTTTTATTGCTGATTACCTTTGCCTTAGCACTGCTGGGCGGTTACCTGTTATGGTTTTTTTATCAGCAAAACCTGGCTTCTCAGACGGCCCATCTGGTCACGAATGCAAAGATAACTGAGCAGCTTTTGGAAGAATACATGAATGGCCCTCGCGAAAAAGCCAGTATTGACGAAAAAATTAAAGAATTAAGTACCAAGCTAAAGCTTCGAATCACGATTATTGACATTAGCGGCACCGTATTAGCAGATTCCTGGGAAAATCCCGCTGCCATGGAAAATCATTTGCAACGTGAAGAAGTTCAAACTGCATTAACCGCCGAATATGGCACTGCCATCCGCTATAGTGCCACAATTGGCCAAAATATGTTGTATGCAGCCATCCCCATTAAACGGGGCTCTGAATTAATTGGAATTGTCCGAACAGCCAACACCTTGGCTCCTGTTGAAGCAGATTTTGCCAACATTCGCTCCACCCTGCTGGCCGCAATCTTGTCATCTGCTTTGCTGACTATTTTTCTAAGTGCCCGGCTGGCCCGCAAATACACTGCCCCAATTGAAGAAATAACAGCCGCCGCCAAACAAATTGCCGATGGCGATTTAGAGCGCCGGGTCCATATCCGAACAGGTGATGAATTAGAACTGCTGGCTCACACCATCAATCAACTTACATCAAATCTTGATGATAAAATCAATGAGACTTCCGCTGAAGCAAAAAAGCTTTCCTTGATTTTGCAGCATATGGATAATGCAGTAATCCTGTTAGACCGCTATAGCCGAGTGACAACAGCCAATAAAAAAGCTAGAGAAATCTTTGATATTACCGATGCCATGATTGGCAAACATAGCATTGAAGTCATTGGCAACAGCCTGCTGAATCAGACGGTGTATGCCACAATAAGTTCTAACCAGACCAAATCAATTGACCTGAAAACGAATATTCATGGCAGCAAGCGGGTATTTCAAGTCTTTCTTGCTCCAATCACAGTCAGTGAACAATCGGTGGTAGGTGTACTCAGTGTCTTTCATGACATTACAACCTTGCAGGAAATTCATGAACGGCAAATTGACTTTGTGGCCAACGCCTCCCATGAACTAGCGACTCCATTAACGTCCATCAAAGGTTTTGCCGAGACATTGCTGGATGGCGCACTGGAAAGCCCTGACTTAAGTGTTAAATTTGTCTCCATTATTCATACCGAAGCCGAACGCATGCATCGTTTGATTAATGCCCTTCTGCAGCTTGCTAAATTAGATTCACAGGAATACCGTCAGCAAGTCCAGCTTGAGCCAACTGCAATTGAGCCTATTTTACAAACCGTTGCGCAAGAGTTAGCACCGCAGGCTCAACGTAAAAATTTGTCTATTATTCTTGAACCTGCCGCTACTCCGGCCTCAGCTTTAGCCAGCTATGACTGGCTAAAACAAGTTGTGGTCAATTTAGTGGAGAATGCGATTAAATATACGCCGAATTCAGGAACTATATTTTTGCAGTTCTGGCAGGATGATACCCATGTATTTGTCAGTGTCCGCGATACTGGAATTGGTATTCCGGCAAAAGATCTTCCTTTGATTTTTGATCGTTTCTACCGGGTCGACCGGGCACGTACCCGTACTGCGGGCGGAAGTGGACTGGGACTGGCAGTAGTAAAATTTATTATTGAAATGCTGGGAGGTAAAATCAATGTTGAAAGCCAGCTCAATTGCGGTACAACATTTACGTTTAAACTTCCACTTGCGAAATAA
- a CDS encoding phosphonate ABC transporter substrate-binding protein — protein sequence MRNRFIMMLVLAMFLVAGCGNQTRPFIDFSKPQPVDKNSSYATLDQRPIRIALATVISPNETIAHYRKIAEYISRHMGRPAVLIQRKTYEEVNMLLSNGEVDLAFMSTGAFCAYRGLTEIELLSMVEHNQTTLYKAQIIVHKDSDIHSFADLKGHTFAFTDPLSYSGHMAILELLKPQNIRPEQYFSRYLYTYSHDKSIWAVATKAVEAASLDSMIFDYAQARTPELTANLRTISYIGPLPTGPVVINKTLSSDQKDQLRTIFRNMHQDPQMKPVLSGLLIDRFVLPNAELYRPLQKIYDQSGGLT from the coding sequence TTGCGGAACCGCTTCATTATGATGCTGGTGCTGGCAATGTTCCTGGTGGCCGGCTGCGGCAATCAAACCAGACCGTTCATTGATTTTAGCAAGCCCCAGCCAGTGGATAAAAATTCATCCTATGCAACCTTGGATCAGCGGCCCATTCGAATTGCTTTAGCCACCGTTATTTCACCCAATGAAACCATTGCTCATTATCGTAAAATTGCTGAATATATTTCCCGGCATATGGGGAGGCCTGCTGTATTGATTCAGCGAAAAACTTATGAAGAAGTCAATATGCTGTTATCCAATGGCGAAGTCGATTTGGCCTTCATGTCAACAGGGGCATTTTGTGCTTATCGGGGACTGACCGAGATTGAACTGTTATCGATGGTTGAGCATAATCAGACAACTTTATATAAGGCTCAAATCATTGTTCATAAAGACAGTGATATTCATTCCTTTGCCGATTTAAAAGGACATACTTTTGCTTTTACTGATCCATTAAGTTATTCGGGCCATATGGCGATTTTGGAATTGCTTAAACCACAAAACATCCGGCCAGAACAATATTTTAGCCGCTATCTTTATACATACAGTCATGACAAATCCATCTGGGCTGTTGCAACCAAAGCGGTTGAGGCTGCAAGTTTGGATAGTATGATTTTTGACTATGCTCAAGCTCGTACCCCAGAGCTTACAGCAAATTTAAGGACAATCAGCTACATTGGCCCTCTGCCTACTGGACCAGTGGTCATCAACAAGACGCTGAGCTCAGACCAAAAAGACCAGCTGCGGACAATCTTTCGCAATATGCACCAGGATCCTCAAATGAAGCCAGTACTGAGCGGGCTGTTAATTGACCGGTTTGTACTGCCAAATGCTGAACTCTATCGGCCGCTGCAAAAAATTTATGATCAATCAGGTGGACTGACATGA
- the nreC_2 gene encoding oxygen regulatory protein NreC produces the protein MNKIRIMLADDHAILRTGLKLLLGSDASLQVVGEASNGEAMLQLLEQQAADVLILDLSMPGMSGLETVKEIKSRGYQIKILILTMHTDEHYVRAAMQAGASGYLDKSAFDSELLAAVKAVASGQLYLNNSHALLLVNSLLHSPQSHETEQDPYSLLSYREREVLRLLVRGYSMCDIGKMLCLSVKTVDTHKTRIMLKLGKNKKSELVDYALEHGLLAHKEV, from the coding sequence GTGAACAAAATTAGGATTATGCTGGCTGATGATCATGCTATCCTGCGTACAGGGTTGAAATTGCTGCTGGGCAGTGATGCTTCGCTTCAAGTAGTGGGGGAGGCCAGCAATGGCGAAGCGATGCTGCAGTTATTGGAGCAGCAGGCAGCCGACGTTTTAATCCTTGATTTATCGATGCCGGGCATGAGCGGTCTGGAAACTGTCAAAGAAATAAAAAGCCGCGGGTATCAGATAAAAATTCTGATCCTGACTATGCATACGGATGAGCATTATGTACGAGCGGCTATGCAGGCTGGAGCCAGCGGCTATTTAGATAAAAGTGCTTTTGACAGTGAATTGCTGGCAGCGGTTAAAGCGGTTGCCAGCGGGCAGTTGTATCTCAATAACAGCCATGCGCTGTTGTTGGTGAATTCACTATTGCATAGTCCCCAGAGTCATGAGACGGAACAAGACCCGTATTCCCTGTTGAGCTACCGGGAACGTGAAGTACTGCGTTTGTTAGTGCGCGGCTATTCGATGTGCGATATCGGTAAGATGCTTTGTCTGAGCGTAAAAACTGTTGATACGCATAAAACCAGGATTATGCTTAAATTGGGCAAAAATAAGAAAAGTGAATTGGTTGATTATGCCTTGGAGCATGGGCTATTGGCACATAAAGAGGTTTAA
- a CDS encoding phospholipase C: MNLPALGHSSMVAGAKLFLAAVSPLQSFLDQPGVAHEFCNRQAAAILANAGYTDAAQLINSYMTELNAGVYWADKGWKNVCHYYEPVGGKGLWQFSHAIEAFDNYYRKALILLSRGGIQDAVFFLGASAHLLQDLCVPHHARARIFNGHKEYESWVKQHFLQYAVNEQLVFAPHGSIKKVLLANAAMAADLYDWVDLEQGGCKYHEVTRIALPEAQRTTATLFLQFCQAFQQAIQGRCIIVA; encoded by the coding sequence ATGAATTTACCAGCTTTGGGTCACTCGTCAATGGTTGCAGGAGCTAAATTATTTCTGGCCGCGGTTAGTCCGTTGCAAAGTTTTCTTGATCAGCCCGGTGTGGCCCATGAGTTTTGTAATCGGCAGGCGGCAGCTATTTTAGCCAATGCGGGTTATACGGATGCTGCTCAATTAATAAACTCCTACATGACCGAACTGAATGCTGGGGTTTACTGGGCTGATAAAGGCTGGAAGAATGTCTGCCATTATTATGAACCAGTAGGTGGCAAAGGATTATGGCAATTTAGTCACGCAATCGAAGCGTTTGATAATTATTACCGGAAAGCATTAATATTGCTTTCCCGGGGAGGCATTCAGGATGCCGTGTTTTTTCTCGGTGCGTCTGCCCACTTGCTGCAAGATTTATGCGTACCACACCACGCCAGGGCACGGATCTTTAATGGACATAAGGAGTATGAAAGCTGGGTCAAACAACATTTTCTCCAATATGCTGTGAATGAGCAGTTGGTATTTGCTCCGCATGGATCGATCAAAAAGGTACTGTTGGCGAATGCGGCAATGGCAGCCGATCTGTATGACTGGGTAGACCTGGAGCAGGGCGGTTGTAAGTATCATGAAGTAACCCGTATTGCATTACCGGAAGCGCAGCGGACGACAGCAACACTTTTCTTGCAGTTCTGCCAAGCCTTCCAGCAAGCTATACAGGGACGTTGCATTATTGTAGCTTGA
- a CDS encoding PhoH family protein, whose product MTKHYVLDTNVLLHSPQALFAFSEHTVVIPEVVLEELDKFKAESTERGANSRQVSRLIDSFRMTGNLLDGVKLNELGGILRIEANHLDVPIPMHWDRTKADNRILQVCKGLIDSGQQTILVSRDTNLRVKSTILNIQAEDFNNDRVPAIDKQYTGRLEAYTSSDVINDFHRDDVNFISPECLQVYDTISHVLTNPVLVPNQFLLIRSLDNARHTALGRFDGKKIVHLKYRNRNPFGVTPRNVGQIFMQECLMMSPEEAPLVIIKGPAGTAKTFYSLAVGLYKNLDCRPREYHHILICRPNIPMDEEIGFLPGSESEKISPYMRGIRDNLFTLMSGPSAADSKEVAQVEDTVQMLFDKRIIQTEALAYQRGRSLQKYWMILDEMQNSTPKQAKGVITRPGLGTKIILLGDPAQIDHPYLDSQTNGLVYSSEKMLGSSLCYQVTLNHDECERSPLAAEAAMRM is encoded by the coding sequence TTGACTAAGCACTATGTACTTGATACAAATGTTTTGCTTCATTCCCCTCAAGCTTTATTTGCCTTTAGTGAACACACCGTTGTTATCCCTGAAGTAGTGTTAGAAGAACTGGACAAATTCAAAGCCGAATCTACTGAGCGCGGCGCTAACAGCCGCCAGGTAAGCCGGCTGATCGATTCCTTCAGAATGACAGGCAATTTGCTGGATGGGGTTAAATTAAACGAGCTGGGCGGTATTTTAAGAATTGAAGCAAACCACCTCGATGTCCCCATACCCATGCACTGGGACCGCACCAAAGCAGATAATCGCATTCTGCAAGTTTGCAAAGGACTTATTGATAGTGGTCAACAGACCATCCTTGTCAGCCGTGATACCAATCTGCGTGTAAAATCCACCATTCTTAACATCCAGGCTGAAGATTTCAATAATGACCGCGTTCCGGCCATTGATAAGCAATATACCGGTCGCTTGGAAGCCTATACTTCCTCTGATGTGATTAATGATTTTCACCGGGATGATGTGAATTTTATCAGCCCGGAATGTCTGCAAGTATATGATACAATATCCCATGTGTTAACAAACCCAGTGCTGGTTCCTAATCAGTTTTTGCTGATCCGCTCACTTGACAATGCCAGGCATACAGCCTTAGGACGTTTTGATGGCAAAAAAATTGTCCACCTTAAGTATCGTAACCGGAATCCTTTTGGAGTAACGCCACGGAATGTAGGACAAATTTTCATGCAGGAATGCCTGATGATGAGCCCGGAAGAAGCTCCCCTGGTTATTATTAAAGGGCCTGCCGGTACGGCAAAAACTTTCTATTCCCTAGCTGTTGGTTTATATAAAAATCTGGACTGCCGTCCCCGTGAATATCATCATATTTTAATCTGCCGCCCCAATATCCCCATGGATGAAGAAATAGGCTTTCTTCCTGGTTCCGAAAGTGAGAAAATCAGCCCATATATGCGAGGAATTCGGGACAATTTATTTACCCTAATGTCCGGGCCATCGGCTGCTGACTCCAAGGAAGTCGCCCAGGTTGAAGATACTGTGCAAATGCTGTTTGATAAACGTATTATTCAAACTGAAGCACTGGCTTACCAACGTGGCCGTTCTTTGCAGAAATACTGGATGATCCTCGATGAAATGCAAAATTCCACCCCTAAACAGGCTAAAGGGGTCATTACCCGTCCTGGCCTGGGAACAAAAATTATTTTGCTTGGTGATCCAGCTCAAATTGACCACCCGTATCTGGATAGCCAAACCAATGGCTTAGTGTACTCAAGTGAAAAAATGCTGGGCAGCAGCTTATGTTACCAGGTCACGCTGAATCATGATGAATGCGAGCGGTCGCCATTAGCTGCCGAAGCTGCCATGCGCATGTAA
- a CDS encoding signal transduction protein — translation MLDLSWGMTSAIAGLFTDSDNDTAAKKGGLLNDLDVQLTSILDNNNINSVFQPIISLSDASVIGYEALSRGPRGTALERPDQLFDTAKKMNKLWDLELLCRIAALERAKYMPPDKMLFINVDPKIIHDARFQKGLTREILDKYHIDPTNIIFEITEKTSIDDYRSFRRILDNYTSQGYKIAIDDTGSGYSGLRMLAETRPQFIKIDMQLVRDIDKDNLKQALIRAFYDFAVSTNMKIIAEGIETVSELYTLIDIGIHYGQGFLLQKPMPQFLELRPDIKQLIKDKVEQKKKETFYTAVTMPVGEIARADISFGAGTSGSAAIEAFNSNPVMRGLPVVENGKPVGLLMKDKFLAHLATQYGVAIYMNRPISLLMDQNPLIVDYDTPLEQVSKLVVARTDDTLYDYIIVTKYGRYYGVTTVRRLLEKTTQLEINRAKHSNPLSGLPGNMIIEEKINRMLESQADFSVLYFDLDNFKPYNDTYGFDKGDKILCLTAQIIRRQLDILAPPDSFVGHIGGDDFIAIVPSDKVEQLCQTIIDHFDVRIRSFYHEEHLKNGYIIAKNRHGSEERYPIMAISIAVVTNKGQKFTNATQLAEAAGYVKKMCKLVWHSCYQIAE, via the coding sequence GTGTTAGATCTTAGCTGGGGGATGACTAGTGCTATAGCCGGATTATTTACGGATTCGGACAATGATACAGCAGCCAAGAAAGGGGGGCTTTTAAATGACCTGGATGTACAGTTGACTAGTATTCTGGATAATAACAACATTAATTCCGTTTTTCAGCCCATTATTTCTTTGAGTGATGCCAGTGTCATTGGTTATGAGGCACTAAGCCGTGGACCAAGGGGAACGGCTCTGGAGCGGCCGGATCAGTTGTTTGATACCGCCAAAAAAATGAATAAGCTTTGGGATTTAGAATTGTTATGCCGGATTGCGGCGCTCGAGCGGGCAAAATATATGCCGCCTGATAAGATGCTGTTCATCAATGTCGATCCTAAAATTATTCATGATGCGCGTTTTCAAAAAGGATTAACCCGTGAAATTCTTGATAAATATCATATTGATCCAACTAATATCATTTTTGAGATTACTGAAAAAACTTCGATTGACGATTATCGGAGTTTTCGCCGTATCCTGGATAATTACACCAGTCAGGGGTATAAGATTGCCATTGATGATACTGGATCAGGGTATTCCGGACTGAGAATGCTAGCTGAAACCAGACCTCAGTTTATTAAAATCGATATGCAACTGGTACGCGATATTGATAAAGATAATCTAAAGCAAGCACTAATTAGAGCATTTTATGATTTTGCTGTGTCAACTAATATGAAAATCATTGCCGAGGGTATTGAGACTGTTAGTGAGTTATATACCTTGATTGATATTGGCATTCATTATGGACAAGGGTTTTTATTGCAAAAGCCAATGCCCCAGTTCTTAGAACTGAGGCCAGATATTAAACAACTTATCAAAGATAAAGTTGAGCAGAAGAAAAAAGAAACATTTTATACCGCTGTTACTATGCCGGTTGGGGAGATTGCAAGAGCAGATATTTCTTTTGGAGCTGGTACCAGTGGCTCGGCAGCTATCGAAGCCTTCAACAGTAATCCGGTCATGCGCGGCCTGCCGGTAGTCGAGAATGGTAAACCAGTCGGACTATTAATGAAGGATAAATTTCTGGCGCATTTGGCGACTCAGTATGGTGTTGCCATTTATATGAACCGGCCGATTAGCTTGCTTATGGATCAAAATCCACTGATTGTTGACTATGATACTCCGTTGGAGCAAGTATCAAAACTAGTTGTTGCCCGAACCGACGATACGCTTTATGACTATATCATTGTAACTAAGTACGGACGCTATTACGGGGTTACGACGGTACGGCGTCTTTTGGAAAAAACAACCCAATTGGAAATCAACCGGGCTAAACATTCAAATCCGCTTAGCGGGTTACCGGGCAATATGATTATTGAAGAGAAAATTAACCGGATGCTTGAAAGTCAGGCCGATTTTTCGGTATTATATTTTGATTTAGATAATTTCAAGCCTTATAATGACACGTATGGTTTTGATAAAGGAGATAAAATACTCTGTCTGACAGCGCAAATCATCCGGCGTCAGCTTGATATTTTGGCACCGCCAGACTCTTTTGTCGGACACATCGGCGGGGATGACTTTATAGCCATTGTTCCATCAGATAAAGTTGAGCAGCTTTGCCAAACCATCATTGATCATTTTGATGTTCGGATTAGAAGCTTTTATCATGAAGAGCATTTAAAGAATGGTTATATTATTGCTAAGAATCGTCATGGCAGTGAAGAGCGTTATCCGATTATGGCGATATCTATTGCTGTGGTAACCAATAAAGGACAAAAGTTTACCAATGCCACACAGCTGGCCGAGGCGGCGGGGTATGTAAAAAAGATGTGCAAACTCGTTTGGCACAGCTGTTATCAAATTGCTGAATAA
- a CDS encoding RNA-binding protein, whose product MCEANAYLVNNGKEELLLERVDKVIPKDGEIYLENIFGQRKIIAARIKELQLVDHKIIMEKIDRSPDKP is encoded by the coding sequence ATGTGTGAAGCAAATGCTTACCTAGTCAATAACGGGAAAGAGGAATTGCTGCTGGAGCGAGTGGACAAGGTTATCCCCAAAGATGGGGAAATTTATCTTGAAAACATCTTTGGTCAGCGTAAAATAATAGCTGCCCGCATTAAAGAACTTCAACTGGTTGATCACAAAATCATCATGGAGAAAATTGATCGTTCTCCTGACAAACCATAA